The segment GAAACTGAAGCTAAGATTTCTGCATATCCATTTGAAAGTGGTTTTGCAATTACATTAGCGCACCCATTAAGAAGACTTCTTCTATCTAGCTCAGTTGGATACTCTCCAATTGCAGTTAAAATAGAAGGGGCAAGCCACGAGTTTGATTCTTTAAGAGGTATGCTAGAAGATATTGCTATTTTTATTATCAATCTTAAAAATATTAAATTTAAAATTCTAAGTGATGAAAGTCAAGTAGAAGTTGAATATTCTTTTAACGGACCAAAAGAAATTAAAGGTTCTGATTTAGTAAACTCTGATGTTGAAATTGTAAGTCCAGAAGCTCACTTAGCTACAATCAATGCTGATTGTAACTTAACTTTCTCTGTTATTATTCAAAAAGGTATTGGTTATATGCCTTCAGAAGATATTAGAGATATGGTTTCTAGTGATTATATTCCACTTGATGCTTTCTTTACTCCAGTAAAAAAAGTTGTTTATGATATTGAAAAAATGCTAGTAGAAGACAACCCTAACTTTGAAAAAGCTGTATTTACAGTTCAAACAAATGGGCAAATTACACCAATCAATGCTTTTAAAGAAGCTGTTTCTGTAATGTATTCTCAAATGTCAGTATTCAATAAAGTATTCGATTTATCTGAAGTAACAGTTAGTGATTCAACTGAAGAACCTGTAGAATTAAAAGATTTAATTGTTAAAATTGACGATTTAAATTTAAGTGCTAGAAGTTTTAACTCTCTTGATAGAGCAGGGTTAAAATACTTAGGTGAATTAGTACTTATGAGTGAAGTAGAAGTTAAAAATATTAAAAACTTAGGAAAAAAATCTTATGACGAGATTGCTGATAAATTAGCATCTTTAGGATTCCCAGTTGAAAATACACTTCCAGAAAATATTGCATCAGCTTTAAGAAGAAAGCTAGAGCAGTTTAAAGCATAAAAAAGGTAAATTATGAGACATAAGCACGGATATAGAAAGTTAAGTAGAACTTCTTCTCATAGAAAAGCATTGTTAAAAAACATGGCAATAGCTTTAATAGAGAGAGAAAAAATTGAAACTACAGTTCCTAAAGCAAAAGAACTTAGAAGATATATTGAGAAATTAATTACAGTTTCAAGAGAAGCTGATTTAAATACTCATAGATTTGTATTTGCTTCATTACAAGATAAAGAAGCTACAAAAAAATTAATTAATGAAATTGCACCAAAATATGTAGGTAGAAATGGTGGATATACTTCAATAATTAAAACAAGAATTAGAAGAGGTGATGCTACACCTATGGCATTCATTTCATTAGTATAATTGCTAATTAAACTTGTTTGTCAAAAAGGGAAGGAGAGCATTGCTCTTCTTCCCTTTTTTTATATAATACAATTAAAAATTATTTTTAGAATTTAATCAATTTTTTTGTATAATCACGATATTTTTACAATTGATTAGGAGTAATAGTTGATAACATTAAAAGAAGCACTTTTATTAACAAATGACGAGATAACTAAATTAAGAAACGAACTAACTGATAAAATAAGAAATAATAGCATTGGTGCCTATGTAGAACAATTAACTAATACAGATATAAATATTTCAGGTTCTGGAATACCAATAGCAATAAAAGATATTATTAATGTAAAAGATTGGAATATAACTTGTTGTAGTAATATTTTAAAAGGGTATGTATCTCCTTATGATGCAACTGTAATCAAAAATTTAAAAGAAGCAGGATTAAGTCCATTTGGAAGAGCAAATATGGATGAGTTTGCTATGGGAAGTTCAACTGATACTTCTTGTTATGGTAAGACTTTAAATCCTCATAATCCAAATAAAACAGCTGGTGGAAGTTCAGGTGGTAGTGCTGCTGCTGTTGCTGCAGGTATTGCCATTGCTGCACTTGGGACTGATACTGGTGGGTCAGTGAGACAACCAGCTGCTTATTGTGGTGTTGTAGGTATGAAACCAACTTATGGAAGAGTTTCAAGATATGGTATTACAGCATACTCATCTTCTCTTGACCAATGTGGACCTATTACTCAAAATGTAGAAGATGCAGCAATTTTATATGACATTATTTCAGGATATGATTCAATGGATTCTACATCTGCCAATGTAGAATATAATGCAGTAGCTCCAAAACTTAACAGTGAAAGAAAACTAACAATTGCAGTAATTGATAACTTTGTATCACAAGCAAGTCCTGCAATACAAGAAGCTTTTGAAAAAGCTGTAAAAGTTTTAGAAGAAGCTGGTCATAAAATTATTCATAAAAACATGTTAGATACAGATAAAATTCTATCATCTTACTATATTGTTGCAACAGCAGAAGCTAGTGCAAACTTAGCTAGATTTGATGGTGTTAGATTTGGAAATAGACAAGGTGATGCTGGCTTAAAAGATATGTATGTTCAAACAAAATCAAAAGGTTTTGGTGAAGAAGTACAAAAAAGAATCATGCTTGGTTCTTTTGTTTTAAGTTCAGGATATTATGATGCTTATTATATAAAAGCACAAAAAGTTAGACATTTGATAAAAGATGAATATGAAGAGATTTTTAATGAGGCTGATTTAATTTTATCTCCAGTTGCTCCAACAACTGCCCCAGAGTTTGGAAGCTTTAAATCATCTTTAGAGATGTATTTAAGCGATATTTATACAATATCAATAAACTTAGCAGGACTACCAGCTATATCTTTACCTGTCGATAAAGATGAAGATGGTATGCCAGTTGGTTTACAGTTGATTGGAAAAGCATATGATGAGCAAACAGTCTTTGATGGCGCTTTATCACTAGAAAAAGCAGTAAATTATAAAAAGTAAAGAATAGGATAAAAAATGAGAATAAGAACAAGAGCATTAACATTTGAAGATGTACTATTAGTACCAGCGAAATCAGAAGTTTTACCAAAAGAGGTATGTTTAAAAAGTAAATTAACAAAAAAAATAGAATTAAATGTTCCTTTTGTATCTGCTGCAATGGATACAGTTACTGAATATCAAGCTGCTATTGCAATGGCTAGACTTGGTGGTATAGGAATTATTCATAAAAACATGGATATAGAAACACAAGTTTTACAATGTAAAAAAGTAAAAAAATCTGAGTCAGGAATGATTATTGATCCTATTACAATCAAGCCTGACCAAACTATTCAAGATGCTGAAGATATTATGGCTTCATATAAAATTTCAGGTGTTCCTGTTGTTGATGATAATGGTATCTTAGTTGGTATTTTGACAAATAGAGATATGAGATTTACAAAAGATTTTACTCAAAAAGCTTGTGATAAAATGACAAAAATGCCATTACTTACAGCAAAAGAGGGTACTACACTTGATGAAGCTGCTGATATTATGCATGCAAGTAAAGTTGAGAAACTACCAATTGTAAATAATGAGAATAAACTAATTGGTCTTATTACAATCAAAGATATCAATAAAAAAAGAGAATATCCAAATGCAAATAAAGATGAATTTGGGAGATTAAGAGTTGGTGCTGCTATTGGTGTTAATCAACTTGATCGTGCTAGAGCATTAGTAAAAGCTGGTGTTGATGTATTAGTACTTGATTCTGCTCATGGTCATTCAAAAGGTATTTTGGATACAGTAAAAGCAATTAAAGCTGAAATGGATGTACAAATTATCGCTGGTAATGTAGCAACAGCAGAAGCAACAGCTGATTTAATTGCTTGTGGAGCTGATGGAGTTAAAGTTGGTATTGGGCCTGGAAGTATTTGTACAACAAGAATCGTAGCAGGTGTTGGTGTACCTCAAATAAGTGCCATCGATGAGTGTGCAGCAGAAGGTGCAAAAACTGGAACTCCAATCATCGCTGATGGTGGAATCAGATATTCAGGTGATGTTGCAAAAGCATTAGCAGTTGGAGCTAGTTCTGTTATGATGGGAAGTGCCTTAGCTGGAACAGAAGAGAGTCCAGGTGAAGTAGTTCTAAGCCAAGGTAGAAAATTTAAAACATACAGAGGTATGGGTTCAATTGGAGCTATGACTAAAGGAAGTACTGATAGATATTTCCAAGAAGGAACAGCTGCTGATAAACTAGTACCAGAAGGTATTGAAGGTATGGTTCCATATAGAGGAAGCATAGGAGATATCATTCACCAAATGGTAGGAGGACTAAGAAGTTCTATGGGATACCTAGGAAGTAAAGATATTTCAACATTCCAAGCAACAGCAGAATTTGTAGAGATCACAAGTGCAGGGCTAAAAGAGAGTCATGTGCATGATGTAACTATTACTAACGAAGCGCCTAACTACCACATCTAAAAATATGCTTTTATAGCATCATCTTTTAAATTCACTCTGCGTTAAAGAGTGAATTTAAATGCTCACGTACTGCGTGTACGCTCCGCTTTAAATTAACTCTTTGCCTTGATTGACTTCAAAATCTAATACTCTAAAAACATATTTAATATATTATTAAGTTAATTCATATAATATAAAAACTTATTAAAAGGTTGAATTTATGAAAAAACATAGTTTCTTAGATTTTATATTTGCAGTTTTTCTTGTATTATTCTCTTTAGTTATTATTTCTTCTGCAATTATATTTAAAAATATTGACATGGGATATAGAGGTTATGGGTATGTTGTTAGTTTTGATACTAATCCTATAATTTTTTCTTTATTATTGATATTTACAATTTCTTTATTTTTTTATTCATTGAAATCAATAATTCAGTATTTTAGATTTCTAATAAATAATTTAAAAAAGCAAATAAAAAGTCAAAAAGAATTTGATTGGGAAAATATTGATTAGTTGTTATATATGGATAGAAAATTATGTGGGAGATAGTAATTAATTAATATTTTTTACATTATTTTATATTTTTAATTAAAAATTAATATTAAAAATTTAATATTTTATGCAAAAAGGAAATATTTATGTTAACAACTTCATTTTATGTCTCATCTTTCGTAATCTTTTCTCAAAATGCTTTAAAGTATAAAAAAATTAACTTAAATAATAAGTTCTATATTTCTATTATTTGTACAATACATTTTTTAACTATAATAAATTTGCTAAAAGAATATAAAATAATAACTTATAATTTGTATTGTTATGATGGTTGTAGCAGACTTTTTAATTCCTTTATTATGTTACCAAGTTTTATAATTGATTCTTCATCAGCATTTATAGAATGTTTAACTCTATTATTATGTTGTATATTTGTTCTTTTTTTTAGGAAACCAATATTTTGGATAGCTTTATTAGAATATTCATATTATATATTATATAAGATCTATTTGCTAATAAATTGTATAAAAATTAAATAGAAAAGTTTACCTAATCTTATAGTAAAATAGTAATAAAAATAAAAGTTAACATTATCGACAGGAATTAAAAACAGATTTTTCGGTTACTTATTTTATTGTTGTAAAAAGTAACAAAGCGTGACCCTGAAAGAGTACAAGAGAGATTATTTATAAGTAGTTTTTAGAGTATTAGGAGATAGGTTATAAATTTTCACTATTTATTTAAAATATAATACTCTCAGTTATTCCCAACACTTTATTCAAACTCTCTTCATCGAGTTTTTCTACGAACTTTACTTGTCTAGCATTATAATCTATTGATTTGATTTGCTCGGTCATTATGTAGCCTGTTAGGTTTTTACTTTTTACTTCTACGTGAAATGGGAAGTTTCTGTCGGTGTTTGTTATGGGGCAGGCTATTGCTAAGCCTAGGGCTTTGTTGAAGGCTTCGTTGCTTATTATTAGGGCTGGTCGTCTTCCTTTTTGTTCGTGTCCTGCTGATGGATCGAAGCTTAGGATTACTAGGTCACCTTTTTTTGGAATGTAGTTTTTTACCATTCTTCTTTGCCTATTTTTTCATTGAATT is part of the Arcobacter sp. F2176 genome and harbors:
- a CDS encoding DNA-directed RNA polymerase subunit alpha, with translation MKKFADTPFLPTEVEIEAISETEAKISAYPFESGFAITLAHPLRRLLLSSSVGYSPIAVKIEGASHEFDSLRGMLEDIAIFIINLKNIKFKILSDESQVEVEYSFNGPKEIKGSDLVNSDVEIVSPEAHLATINADCNLTFSVIIQKGIGYMPSEDIRDMVSSDYIPLDAFFTPVKKVVYDIEKMLVEDNPNFEKAVFTVQTNGQITPINAFKEAVSVMYSQMSVFNKVFDLSEVTVSDSTEEPVELKDLIVKIDDLNLSARSFNSLDRAGLKYLGELVLMSEVEVKNIKNLGKKSYDEIADKLASLGFPVENTLPENIASALRRKLEQFKA
- the rplQ gene encoding 50S ribosomal protein L17, translated to MRHKHGYRKLSRTSSHRKALLKNMAIALIEREKIETTVPKAKELRRYIEKLITVSREADLNTHRFVFASLQDKEATKKLINEIAPKYVGRNGGYTSIIKTRIRRGDATPMAFISLV
- the guaB gene encoding IMP dehydrogenase, yielding MRIRTRALTFEDVLLVPAKSEVLPKEVCLKSKLTKKIELNVPFVSAAMDTVTEYQAAIAMARLGGIGIIHKNMDIETQVLQCKKVKKSESGMIIDPITIKPDQTIQDAEDIMASYKISGVPVVDDNGILVGILTNRDMRFTKDFTQKACDKMTKMPLLTAKEGTTLDEAADIMHASKVEKLPIVNNENKLIGLITIKDINKKREYPNANKDEFGRLRVGAAIGVNQLDRARALVKAGVDVLVLDSAHGHSKGILDTVKAIKAEMDVQIIAGNVATAEATADLIACGADGVKVGIGPGSICTTRIVAGVGVPQISAIDECAAEGAKTGTPIIADGGIRYSGDVAKALAVGASSVMMGSALAGTEESPGEVVLSQGRKFKTYRGMGSIGAMTKGSTDRYFQEGTAADKLVPEGIEGMVPYRGSIGDIIHQMVGGLRSSMGYLGSKDISTFQATAEFVEITSAGLKESHVHDVTITNEAPNYHI
- a CDS encoding type II toxin-antitoxin system PemK/MazF family toxin, yielding MVKNYIPKKGDLVILSFDPSAGHEQKGRRPALIISNEAFNKALGLAIACPITNTDRNFPFHVEVKSKNLTGYIMTEQIKSIDYNARQVKFVEKLDEESLNKVLGITESIIF
- the gatA gene encoding Asp-tRNA(Asn)/Glu-tRNA(Gln) amidotransferase subunit GatA encodes the protein MITLKEALLLTNDEITKLRNELTDKIRNNSIGAYVEQLTNTDINISGSGIPIAIKDIINVKDWNITCCSNILKGYVSPYDATVIKNLKEAGLSPFGRANMDEFAMGSSTDTSCYGKTLNPHNPNKTAGGSSGGSAAAVAAGIAIAALGTDTGGSVRQPAAYCGVVGMKPTYGRVSRYGITAYSSSLDQCGPITQNVEDAAILYDIISGYDSMDSTSANVEYNAVAPKLNSERKLTIAVIDNFVSQASPAIQEAFEKAVKVLEEAGHKIIHKNMLDTDKILSSYYIVATAEASANLARFDGVRFGNRQGDAGLKDMYVQTKSKGFGEEVQKRIMLGSFVLSSGYYDAYYIKAQKVRHLIKDEYEEIFNEADLILSPVAPTTAPEFGSFKSSLEMYLSDIYTISINLAGLPAISLPVDKDEDGMPVGLQLIGKAYDEQTVFDGALSLEKAVNYKK